The Elgaria multicarinata webbii isolate HBS135686 ecotype San Diego chromosome 11, rElgMul1.1.pri, whole genome shotgun sequence genome segment GACTTTACAGGCATAGGAAAATCAGCCCCAAGGAGTTCCTTTTGGGCTATTCCTGCATCCATTGCAGCCCCACCATATTTAAGGCTGTGATTTTTAATTCTAAGTTAAGCAGAATTAAATAGAAATTCTACCACTgcgtggaattattattattattattattattattattattattattattattattattcctcataATTTCACTTATCCAACCAGGGATTTTTAATGCTTTGGTtgacaaattaaaaaaatgaacattgtTGGGTTCGTCAGGCTTATAGAATTATATGAATGCAATCCTGTGGTAGATTTTTCAAACACCAAATTATGCCCTGACAGCTCATGACTTGTGAATGATATTGTCATGCCACGTTCACACTTGAGAGCAGTACCTGATGTTGCAGTGAGATAAAGTTGTATACGGAGCAGAATAATAGGAGCCTGCAGTTTTCTCAAGATGATACAGCAGTTTTTAGAAGCAAATCTGTTGTATTGTcgtaaggtgaccatatgtcaGGAAAAAACTGGATTGGTCAGTATTTTGGGTAACACctggattatgaaatttgaagaaaaatctggatttttgccatcctccccagccaaagggcagctctactttaatgggaattaacaaaaaatgcttatatctgtcacttttaaagataaagagttgaaacttggcacgatgatagctcttaggtagagctttagccataccaaatttgaagcagattcattcatccattgatttttaggatttttaaaatttgaagttttaattaaaaaaaacctgtcatttttataaaataataaagagatgaaacttagtgccatgattgctcttaaggaggactttagccatgccaactttgaagcagatctgttgaTTCGctgaggttttttaaatttataggttttagaatttttttaaaaagtcatttttaaaggtaaatagttgaaagctggcaccatgatagctcttatagagggatttagccataccaagtttgaaatagatctgttcattcattgatttttaggatttttttaaaaaagttcaaggttttaaaattattgttttaaaaaactgctggagccatatccttcaaactcaggttgtcaaacctccttttTGGGatcttgcaccttgagcagtttcagcccttggcctcAAGCggttctccagtttttagctaagaagtgctgggagggggggcacctttcctgttgcagatttggtgggcagcgaggtacctggagctcagcagaggtgaggtgTCCAcaagtccagccaggctgtgcacttggaCCCTGTGGTTGGGGTTAGGGTGACAGATTATAGCTTGGTCGCATCcggtgaatttttttttaaaaaaaattccaccagcagccacctctgcctgcaccaacactggactctgagacgctCTTAAAAACACTCTGTATAGCACACCAGCCTCTCAAGGCTCAGCTACCGcaatctctgagttgtgtcttcagtctaactctgtctctaagagatatgccagcctgccaaagccacaaatctatatatttttctctgacatgcacttcaaacTTTCCGCATTGCATGACAGCAGTGCaaacagagcctagctcacaagtgaacaaagtgaagtgaaAGGGAAGGGGTAGTGAAGCGAAGCAACggcatgccaggttccaacatctgaAGCAATAGGGCATCCAtaaagatgagagcctctctccCGACTGGCACCacactgttggtcgtgagagtttttctctaaggatgacccttcatctcCCATGATGAGGAATTCTgggaaaaaggcctctggcccatgcTGTCTTGCCCTAACTCTCACTGGCTCTCTCTTGAAAAGCTGCTTTCAAGCACCAGTATACAACCTTCCATTAGTTGTTGAGAGAAGGTGGAGGTTTGTGATTTTCCTCTCATTCCTTGTGCTTTCTTGCCTACCAAAACACCTCTTCTGTTCTCTTGAGTATTTAATGGCATTGGATGACTTCTatgttacacacacaaacacacacacacacacacacagctgctgttTCTCTGCTTCTTGTACTTTGTGTCAAATCTGTGGTTTTTCATTGGTTTTTAATATTGGtgtttctcccccgccccactttTCTATTTCCGATTGCTTAGCTGCCCTGAGGCTTCTGCAATAAGGCAGGACGTAAACCTTTATATCAACAAAGAAACATCCTGGGCTCAGACCATACTGTTTCCATTCAAGCTGTTTCCTATTGCAGACTGATCAGCCCTCAGAGTACATGAGATGGGAAGGAATGATAATGAGACGGCCATAACAGAATTCATCCTGTTAGGCCTCTCGAGTAACCCTCACACAAAGCTGACCCTCTTtggcctctttctcctcatttacCTCATCACTGCCGTGGGCAACGGCCTTCTCATCCTGCTCGCTGTGGTGGATCCCCATCTGCACACCCCCATGTACTTTTTCCTCGGCAACTTGTCTTTCCTTGACATCTGCTATACtaccagcagcatcccccagATGTTGGCTCACTGCCTGTCCGTCAGGCCAACAATGTCCTATGCCCGGTGTTCCGCCCAAATGTATATCTCCCTCTTCTTGGGGATGACCGAATGCCTCCTTCTGGCGATGATGTCCTATGACCGCTGGGTGGCTGTGTGCAACCCGCTGCGCTACATGCTCATCATGAACAGGAAGGTTTGCATTGCCATGGCCACTTTTTCATGGGGCAGTTCTTTCCTCCTGATCCTGGTGCCTTCTCTCACCACACAGGCCTCCCTGTGCGGGCATAACATTATCGATCACTTTGTGTGCGAAATCCAGGCCGTACTTACACTGGCCTGCTCGGACACCCGCAGCAACCAGGCTCTCATGTCTGCCACCAGCATCTTCACTTTGCTTCTGCCCTTTGGCTTCATCGTGGTCACCTATGGCCGTATTATCGTGGCTGTGCTGAAAATGCGATCCACAGAAAACAGGAACAAAGCCTTCTCAACCTGCAGTTCCCACCTCATGGTAGTAGCCATATTCTATGGGACAGCCATGTCCATGTACCTCCAGCCTCCAGCCAAGTCTTCCTCGGATAAAGGCAAGTACATTGCCATATTCTATGGCACCATCACTCCCATGTTGAACCCCCTGATCTACAGCTTAAGGAACAAGGATGTGAAGCAAGCATTCTGGAAGGTGGCTGGGAGGAAAAGgtaccactcctgaagaagcctaatctggacccggaggacgttaacaactacaggccggtggctaatatccctttccttgGCAAGGTGCTTgtgcgggtggttgcaggacaactccaggcactcttgaatgaaatggattatctagatccatttcaatcaggtttcaactgtgggggcccatgacacatctacaccaagcaggatataacaccatgaaagcagtatatggtatgtatcaatgggccccaacagttgtcagtgcacttcgatatcgctataaagcagtaatgtggctcctgccttttatatatcactttcataatggaatatcctgcttggtgtagatgagccccaagagtccatctagtccaccactctgtttatacagtggccaaccagctgtcaaccaggaacccacaagcaggacacaggtgcaactgcaccctcctgcccatgatccccagcaactggtgtatatgggcttactgcttctgatactggtagTAATCCAGAGCAGTATTTGCTAAACAGAATCAACAATGGTAAAAATGGATGTCTACATGGGAACTCTGCTTCCTGTAATCTCTCTGTTCCCTGGCATGCGGTACTGTTTACAAATTGTGATTATTCCTACCAAACTCTTTTGAGCATGTACCTACATTTCCAGGAAATGATACAGGTTGCCTGGTTGTCTTTCTTTTGGCTCGTAAATTCAAACATCCTCTAATAAAAAGATAGATGCCATCCTACCAGCATACTATCTGGTATGTCCTTTATTTGAGCACTATGGAGTAGATTTTTGAAACGGGGAGATAGAATATGAGCTTGCTCCATTCATCCATTCCATGCAGTAACGTGGCTGAATACATATGGATTCAAAGCCAGTCTTTTAAAAGCTAAGCCCTCTTGCCGGGATGGACACATCTGTCATTTTAGTTTGTCCCACACTTGGATATTTTTTCGTGGTGTTGAGT includes the following:
- the LOC134406654 gene encoding olfactory receptor 13H1-like, which encodes MGRNDNETAITEFILLGLSSNPHTKLTLFGLFLLIYLITAVGNGLLILLAVVDPHLHTPMYFFLGNLSFLDICYTTSSIPQMLAHCLSVRPTMSYARCSAQMYISLFLGMTECLLLAMMSYDRWVAVCNPLRYMLIMNRKVCIAMATFSWGSSFLLILVPSLTTQASLCGHNIIDHFVCEIQAVLTLACSDTRSNQALMSATSIFTLLLPFGFIVVTYGRIIVAVLKMRSTENRNKAFSTCSSHLMVVAIFYGTAMSMYLQPPAKSSSDKGKYIAIFYGTITPMLNPLIYSLRNKDVKQAFWKVAGRKRYHS